In Poecile atricapillus isolate bPoeAtr1 unplaced genomic scaffold, bPoeAtr1.hap1 scaffold_111, whole genome shotgun sequence, the DNA window CCCGCTGcaacctccccaaaccccacagagaCCCTCAGATCCCACAGGGACTCCTGAAATCCATAGAGAGCCACCCCCCATCCTCACAAAACCCTGAAACCACAGATCCTCCTAAATCCTGTGGagatccccaaaccccactggTACCCCCCTCTCCAggtacccccaaacccccctctGATACCAAATCCCACAGACCTCTCCAAACCCtacaaacacccccaaacccctctgagaTGCCCCTGCCCCCACTGCAACCCCTAAACCCTACAgacaaccccaaaccccacagagaCACCTCCAACCCCGTAACTCTGCCCCAACCCCatagaacccccaaaccccgacgggagcagggcagcccagcagggctcaaGCTGCTTTTCCCCCCGTGCCCACCTGGCCCCGCAGCACGGCCCCCACGGCGGCGCAGGCCCCGCCCGCGGCCAGGCGGGCACAGGTGTAGGACTGGGGGCACAGGTAGACGCTGTTGTAGCGCTGGGACAGCGCCCGCAGCTCCCGCGGGGACAGCGACGGCGTCCGGGACAGCGTCCGCACGTGGGCACggctgggaccccaaaacaccccggGTCACCCCCAATTCCCGGGCAGGGACCCCAAACTGCCCTGACAGAGATTCCCGAACCCCTCCCttcagagacccccccaaatcccccccttggggacacccccaacCTCCCCGAACCCCTCAGTCaagaacccccccaaatttcccggtcagggacccctccccagaactccccccagccctccccagcccctccccgtTCCCCACCCCCATGGACCCCCGCCCCCATGGACCCCCCCTCACGTGTGGCAGGCGTGGAGCTGCCGGGGGCTCGCGGGCCGGGAGGGCAGCGGGAGGCAGCGctgggccagccccagctcctgcaggcgCTGCAGAACCCGCGGACAGGCGCTGCGGGCACTCGGGGTGCTGGCTGCggacacccaaaaacaccccacgGTCACCTAGAGCACCCAAAACCCACCCcgggcacccccagccccctccctcacctgtcccaggtgttccTGTGCTCCTCCATGCGGGGGTCATAGACCAACCCCACTCGGGCTCTTGGCGGTGGCTccggggggggtctctgggggttcCCAtccccctccagctcctcctttccttcatcctcatcctcgttctcctcctcttcctcccctgcttctgcctctgcttcttcctcctcttcctcctcttccttctcctcctcctcctcttcctcct includes these proteins:
- the LOC131574178 gene encoding histone deacetylase 6-like, with amino-acid sequence SPNSDLPPAAWPASPAPSASTSSTGAACRAPRSRRRRKRRRRRRKRRKRRKKQRQKQGRKRRRTRMRMKERRSWRGMGTPRDPPRSHRQEPEWGWSMTPAWRSTGTPGTASTPSARSACPRVLQRLQELGLAQRCLPLPSRPASPRQLHACHTRAHVRTLSRTPSLSPRELRALSQRYNSVYLCPQSYTCARLAAGGACAAVGAVLRGQVRSALAVLRPPGHHARPSSAGGFCLFNNVGVAVRHAQRLAGTPLRVLILDWDVHHGNGTQEIFEEDPSLGQSWCWCRPGSTRGAGGTLWGGAWCPPRPSAS